In Flavobacterium cerinum, one genomic interval encodes:
- a CDS encoding aconitate hydratase — MAFDIEMIKKVYDNMAERVDKARELVGRPLTLSEKILYSHLWEGTPSQAFTRGKDYVDFAPDRVACQDATAQMALLQFMHAGKNKVAVPTTVHCDHLIQAKVDAKTDLARAKSQSSEVFDFLSSVSNKYGIGFWKPGAGIIHQVVLENYAFPGGMMIGTDSHTVNAGGLGMLAIGVGGADAVDVMSGMAWELKFPKLIGVKLTGKLSGWTAPKDVILKVAGILTVKGGTGAIVEYFGEGATSMSCTGKGTICNMGAEIGATTSTFGYDDSMDRYLRSTGRADVADAANKVAKYLTADEAVYANPEQYFDQVIEINLSELEPHLNGPFTPDLATPISKMREEAEKNNWPLKVEIGLIGSCTNSSYEDIARAASLAKQVADKKLKTKAQFTITPGSELVRYTIERDGFIDTFDKIGATVFANACGPCIGMWDREGAEKEERNTIVHSFNRNFSKRADGNPNTLAFVGSPELVTALAIAGDLGFNPLTDKLINEEGQEVMLDEPSGDELPKKGFDAEDPGYQAPAEDGSGVKVEVSPESERLQLLAPFQPWDGENITGAKLLIKAFGKCTTDHISMAGPWLRFRGHLDNISNNMLIGAVNAFNQKTNNVKNQLTGEYGEVPAVQRAYKAAGVPSIVVGDHNYGEGSSREHAAMEPRHLGVKAVLVKSFARIHETNLKKQGMLALTFANEADYDKIQENDVINFLDLKEFAPGKQLTLEFVHADGSKDIIMANHTYNEGQIGWFVAGSALNLIAAGKA; from the coding sequence ATGGCTTTTGATATTGAAATGATTAAAAAAGTGTACGACAACATGGCGGAACGTGTAGATAAAGCACGTGAGTTAGTTGGTCGTCCGCTAACATTATCGGAAAAGATTTTATATTCACACTTGTGGGAGGGAACTCCGTCACAAGCTTTTACAAGAGGTAAAGATTACGTAGATTTCGCACCGGATAGAGTAGCGTGTCAGGATGCAACAGCACAGATGGCATTGTTACAGTTTATGCACGCAGGAAAAAATAAAGTAGCAGTTCCGACAACAGTACACTGTGATCACTTGATCCAGGCAAAAGTGGATGCTAAAACCGATTTGGCAAGAGCAAAATCACAAAGTAGTGAAGTATTTGATTTCTTGTCTTCTGTTTCTAATAAATACGGAATCGGATTCTGGAAACCGGGAGCGGGAATTATTCACCAGGTAGTATTAGAAAATTATGCTTTTCCAGGAGGAATGATGATCGGAACGGATTCACATACGGTAAATGCCGGTGGATTAGGAATGTTAGCGATCGGAGTTGGTGGAGCTGATGCAGTAGATGTAATGTCAGGAATGGCTTGGGAATTGAAATTCCCGAAATTAATCGGTGTTAAATTAACCGGTAAATTGTCAGGATGGACAGCACCAAAAGACGTAATCTTAAAAGTAGCAGGTATTCTTACTGTAAAAGGAGGAACCGGAGCTATCGTTGAATATTTCGGTGAAGGAGCAACTTCAATGTCTTGTACCGGAAAAGGAACAATCTGTAATATGGGAGCTGAAATCGGTGCTACGACTTCAACTTTCGGATATGATGATTCTATGGATCGTTATTTACGTTCAACCGGACGTGCAGATGTTGCTGATGCGGCAAACAAAGTAGCAAAATACTTAACAGCTGATGAAGCGGTTTATGCGAACCCGGAACAGTATTTTGATCAGGTAATTGAAATCAACCTTTCTGAATTAGAGCCGCACTTAAACGGACCTTTTACTCCGGATTTGGCTACGCCGATCTCTAAAATGAGAGAAGAAGCGGAGAAAAACAACTGGCCGTTAAAAGTAGAGATCGGTTTGATCGGATCATGTACGAACTCCTCTTATGAAGATATCGCCCGTGCTGCTTCTTTAGCAAAACAGGTAGCGGATAAAAAATTAAAAACAAAAGCACAATTCACAATCACACCGGGATCGGAGTTGGTTCGTTATACAATCGAACGTGACGGATTTATCGATACATTCGATAAAATCGGAGCAACGGTATTCGCAAATGCTTGCGGACCATGTATCGGTATGTGGGATAGAGAAGGTGCAGAAAAAGAAGAAAGAAATACAATCGTTCACTCGTTTAACCGTAACTTCTCGAAACGTGCTGACGGTAACCCGAATACATTAGCATTCGTAGGTTCTCCGGAATTAGTTACAGCTTTGGCAATTGCAGGTGACTTAGGATTCAATCCGTTAACTGACAAATTGATCAATGAAGAAGGTCAGGAAGTAATGTTAGACGAACCAAGTGGTGATGAATTACCTAAAAAAGGATTTGATGCTGAAGATCCTGGATATCAGGCACCGGCTGAAGACGGTTCTGGTGTTAAAGTGGAAGTATCTCCAGAGTCAGAGCGTCTGCAATTATTAGCTCCTTTCCAACCTTGGGATGGTGAAAATATTACCGGAGCGAAACTGTTAATCAAAGCTTTCGGAAAATGTACAACTGACCACATTTCTATGGCAGGTCCTTGGTTACGTTTCCGTGGTCACTTGGATAATATTTCAAACAATATGTTGATTGGTGCAGTAAATGCATTCAACCAAAAAACGAACAACGTGAAAAATCAGTTGACAGGTGAATATGGTGAAGTGCCGGCAGTACAACGTGCTTATAAAGCAGCTGGTGTGCCGTCAATCGTAGTGGGTGATCATAACTACGGTGAAGGTTCTTCTCGTGAGCATGCTGCTATGGAGCCACGTCACTTAGGGGTAAAAGCGGTATTGGTAAAATCTTTTGCTCGTATCCACGAAACAAACCTTAAGAAACAAGGTATGTTAGCCCTAACGTTTGCTAACGAGGCAGATTACGATAAAATCCAGGAGAATGATGTAATCAATTTCTTAGACTTAAAAGAATTTGCACCAGGAAAACAATTGACTTTAGAATTTGTTCACGCTGACGGTTCAAAAGATATCATCATGGCAAACCATACGTACAACGAAGGTCAGATTGGCTGGTTCGTAGCAGGTTCTGCTTTAAACCTGATTGCTGCCGGTAAAGCATAA
- a CDS encoding AAA family ATPase, translated as MSDVAAIQNLVQKQKALKEEIAKIIVGQDEVVNQIVLSIFAGGHALLVGVPGLAKTLMVNTISQALGLDFKRIQFTPDLMPSDILGSEILDETRTFKFIKGPVFSNIILADEINRTPPKTQAALLEAMQEKSVTIAGHHYKLDLPFFVLATQNPIEQEGTYPLPEAQLDRFMFAIKLNYPTFEEEVQVVKSTTSDNNVKVNPLFSAQEIIDFQYLIRRIPVADNVIEYAVTLVSKTRPDNPLATDYVKNYLDWGAGPRASQNLILAAKTNAALKGKFSPDIEDVKAVATGILRHRIIKNYKADAEGITEEMIIAKLL; from the coding sequence ATGTCAGACGTTGCAGCTATTCAGAACCTGGTTCAGAAACAAAAAGCCCTGAAAGAAGAAATTGCTAAAATTATTGTCGGTCAGGATGAAGTGGTGAATCAGATTGTACTGAGTATTTTTGCCGGAGGTCACGCCTTGTTGGTAGGAGTTCCGGGATTAGCCAAAACCTTAATGGTAAATACAATTTCTCAGGCGTTGGGACTGGACTTTAAACGAATTCAGTTTACGCCGGATTTGATGCCGTCCGATATTTTGGGAAGTGAAATTCTGGACGAGACGCGTACCTTTAAATTTATCAAGGGACCGGTTTTTTCTAATATTATTCTGGCGGATGAGATTAACCGTACGCCTCCGAAAACACAAGCGGCGCTTTTAGAAGCAATGCAAGAAAAGTCGGTAACGATTGCCGGACATCATTATAAACTGGATTTGCCGTTTTTCGTACTGGCAACGCAAAACCCGATTGAACAGGAAGGAACCTATCCGTTGCCGGAAGCGCAGCTGGATCGTTTTATGTTTGCAATTAAATTGAATTATCCGACTTTCGAAGAGGAAGTACAAGTGGTGAAAAGTACAACATCGGATAATAATGTAAAAGTGAATCCATTGTTCTCGGCTCAGGAGATTATTGATTTCCAGTATTTAATCCGACGTATTCCGGTAGCGGATAATGTGATTGAATATGCGGTGACATTGGTGAGTAAAACACGTCCGGATAATCCGTTGGCAACAGATTATGTAAAGAATTATCTGGATTGGGGAGCGGGACCTCGTGCTTCTCAGAATCTGATTTTAGCAGCAAAAACCAATGCCGCTTTAAAAGGTAAGTTCTCACCGGATATTGAAGATGTAAAAGCAGTAGCTACAGGGATTTTACGCCACAGAATTATTAAGAATTATAAAGCGGATGCTGAAGGGATAACGGAAGAAATGATTATTGCGAAATTGTTATAA
- a CDS encoding peptidylprolyl isomerase, whose product MKFINKKTALLFGLALTFFGTAQAQQTPKKKIDGVVAVVGEYVVLDSDIDKTFVELQAQGIDIKNITRCEMFGKLLEDKLYAHQAVQDSIVVTDQEVHDFMNSQLDQMVEQVGSVEKVVKFYNKKNLEEFKTYFFDIVKMNKLTSQMQRKVVDEVEITPEEVRTFFKGIPKEELPVFGAEMEVAQIVIKPKISEAEKQRVINQLKEIKKDVTDNGASFYSKAVLFSDDKASVPTGGFYKITRKTPFVKEFKDVAFSLAEGEISEPFETTYGYHIIYLEKIRGQELDLRHILIIPKVSDEAMKEAKEKIEKIRQRIVSGEIKFADAARATSDDKDTRNSGGILVNPRTLETRFELTKMDPGLYSQVSDLKDNAVSLPFVDSDDKGVKCYKIMTVTNRYDEHTADYAKDYLKIKELALKEKQIKAIAKWTEEKIKETYIKINGEYRDCKFTNNWLKK is encoded by the coding sequence ATGAAGTTTATAAATAAGAAGACGGCTTTGCTTTTCGGATTGGCCCTGACGTTTTTCGGAACAGCACAGGCGCAACAAACTCCGAAAAAGAAGATTGATGGGGTGGTAGCCGTAGTCGGAGAATATGTAGTTTTGGATTCGGATATCGATAAAACTTTTGTTGAGTTACAGGCACAGGGGATCGACATCAAAAATATTACGCGATGTGAAATGTTCGGAAAACTGTTGGAAGATAAACTATATGCGCATCAGGCCGTTCAGGATAGTATCGTGGTAACCGATCAGGAAGTACATGATTTTATGAACTCGCAATTAGACCAAATGGTAGAGCAAGTAGGATCGGTAGAAAAAGTAGTGAAATTCTATAATAAGAAAAACTTAGAAGAGTTTAAAACGTACTTTTTCGACATCGTAAAGATGAATAAATTAACGTCGCAAATGCAACGTAAAGTTGTAGATGAAGTTGAGATTACACCGGAAGAAGTGCGTACGTTCTTTAAAGGTATTCCAAAAGAAGAATTACCGGTTTTCGGAGCAGAAATGGAAGTAGCGCAAATTGTGATCAAACCTAAAATTTCTGAAGCGGAAAAACAAAGAGTAATCAACCAGTTAAAAGAAATTAAAAAAGATGTTACGGACAACGGTGCCAGCTTTTATAGTAAAGCGGTATTGTTTTCAGATGATAAAGCTTCGGTACCAACCGGCGGATTTTATAAAATTACCCGTAAAACGCCTTTCGTAAAAGAATTTAAAGATGTAGCTTTTAGTTTAGCTGAAGGTGAAATCTCAGAACCGTTTGAAACAACTTACGGCTATCATATCATCTATCTGGAAAAAATCCGCGGACAGGAATTGGATTTAAGACACATATTGATCATTCCTAAAGTATCGGATGAGGCAATGAAAGAAGCTAAAGAAAAAATTGAAAAAATCCGTCAGCGTATCGTAAGCGGGGAAATCAAATTTGCAGATGCGGCACGTGCTACCTCAGATGATAAAGACACCCGTAACAGTGGTGGTATTCTGGTAAATCCGAGAACTCTTGAGACGCGTTTTGAATTGACTAAAATGGATCCGGGATTATACAGTCAGGTTTCCGATTTAAAAGATAACGCAGTATCGTTACCGTTTGTAGATAGCGATGATAAAGGGGTTAAATGTTATAAAATCATGACAGTAACCAATCGTTATGATGAGCATACTGCCGACTATGCTAAAGATTATCTGAAAATTAAAGAATTAGCTTTAAAAGAAAAACAAATTAAAGCGATTGCAAAATGGACAGAAGAGAAAATTAAAGAAACCTATATCAAGATTAACGGAGAATACAGAGATTGTAAATTCACGAATAACTGGTTAAAAAAATAA
- a CDS encoding peptidylprolyl isomerase has translation MRLKHVLLGLCVAASAMSYAQDKTKKVLFNIDNHPYYTDEFSRVYKKNLDLVKDESQKDLNQYLDLFLGYKLKIEKANKLGLQKGPNYIAELRSYRSQLSRNYMTDTKVTKELVDEAYQRSLKEIKAAHILITVDENASPADTLKAYHQAMDIRKKAMAGENFEDLATRYSQDPSAKDNKGDLGYFSVFRMVYPFETAAYKTKKGEVSMPVRTRFGYHLIKVNDIRDNRGQVTVAHIMLMKAENPVEGESVKNNIDDIYKKIKQGENFESLAQQFSQDRSSAGKGGHLQRFGSGELSSEKFEDVAFTLKNPGDVSEPFQSQFGWHIVKLIEKFPVRSLADVQSELESKVRKDDRSKLIDASLNEKLTKKYAIEKNAKLYTKAAKLVTDKFYNEEWNLPASTPELEGSLLVINKDRKVSAMDFLEYVNTQQKAKWGIKPIGKVVDQLYGKFIQNQLMGYYNDNLEKENQEFANVMDEYRDGLLLFDLMEKEIWDKAKTDTLGLKAFYEKNIAQYQWNPRVEANVFSSVQQDAIQQTLKLLKKKKSIDFIKEQLNKDNNVSIIVKTGVFEEGSEALPKHSKLDVGISDVIKDGNYYFVIQVNKKMPKGPKTFEETKGKVINDYQQYLESKWVDELKKEFTISIDKDAFNQVKQELQQ, from the coding sequence ATGAGGTTAAAACATGTTCTGTTAGGTCTTTGTGTGGCAGCGAGTGCGATGTCGTATGCACAGGATAAAACGAAAAAAGTACTTTTCAATATTGATAATCACCCTTATTACACAGATGAATTCAGTAGAGTTTATAAGAAAAACCTGGATCTGGTAAAAGATGAATCACAGAAAGATTTGAATCAGTATCTGGATCTTTTTCTGGGATATAAGCTGAAAATTGAAAAAGCAAATAAACTGGGATTGCAAAAAGGACCTAATTATATAGCTGAATTAAGGTCATATCGTAGCCAATTATCACGTAATTATATGACGGATACGAAAGTTACGAAAGAATTGGTGGATGAAGCCTACCAACGCTCTCTTAAAGAAATTAAAGCCGCTCATATATTGATTACAGTTGACGAAAATGCTTCGCCGGCTGATACACTTAAAGCCTATCATCAGGCAATGGACATCCGTAAAAAAGCGATGGCCGGAGAAAATTTCGAAGATCTGGCGACCCGTTATTCTCAGGATCCTTCCGCTAAAGATAATAAAGGAGATTTAGGTTATTTTTCCGTTTTCCGAATGGTATATCCTTTTGAAACCGCAGCTTACAAAACCAAAAAAGGGGAGGTGTCGATGCCGGTTCGTACCCGTTTCGGTTACCACCTTATTAAAGTAAATGATATTCGGGATAACAGAGGACAGGTAACAGTAGCACATATTATGCTGATGAAAGCTGAAAACCCGGTTGAAGGGGAATCGGTTAAAAACAATATCGACGATATCTACAAAAAAATCAAACAGGGTGAAAATTTTGAAAGCCTGGCGCAACAATTTTCACAAGACCGCTCATCTGCAGGAAAAGGAGGGCATTTACAACGTTTCGGATCCGGAGAATTAAGCTCTGAAAAATTCGAAGATGTTGCTTTTACATTAAAAAATCCGGGTGATGTTTCGGAACCTTTCCAAAGTCAGTTCGGTTGGCATATTGTTAAGCTAATTGAAAAATTCCCGGTGCGTAGTTTAGCTGATGTACAGTCGGAACTGGAATCTAAAGTTCGAAAAGACGATCGTTCAAAACTGATTGACGCTTCTTTAAATGAAAAGCTGACTAAAAAATACGCGATCGAAAAGAATGCCAAATTATATACAAAAGCCGCTAAACTGGTAACGGATAAATTCTATAATGAAGAATGGAATCTGCCTGCATCTACACCGGAATTAGAAGGAAGTTTATTGGTGATCAATAAAGATCGTAAAGTTTCTGCTATGGACTTTTTAGAGTATGTAAATACACAGCAAAAAGCGAAATGGGGAATCAAACCGATCGGTAAAGTTGTTGATCAGTTATACGGTAAATTCATTCAAAACCAGTTAATGGGATATTATAACGATAATCTTGAAAAAGAAAATCAGGAATTTGCCAATGTAATGGACGAATACCGCGACGGATTGTTGTTGTTTGATTTGATGGAAAAAGAAATATGGGACAAAGCCAAAACGGATACGTTAGGGTTAAAAGCGTTCTACGAAAAAAATATCGCACAATACCAGTGGAATCCTAGAGTTGAGGCTAATGTATTCTCATCGGTACAACAGGATGCTATTCAACAAACGTTGAAATTACTGAAAAAGAAAAAATCCATTGATTTTATTAAAGAACAACTGAATAAAGATAATAACGTTTCGATTATTGTAAAAACAGGTGTTTTTGAAGAAGGTAGCGAAGCTTTACCGAAACATTCTAAATTGGATGTAGGTATTTCGGATGTTATCAAAGACGGAAATTACTATTTCGTGATTCAGGTGAATAAAAAAATGCCGAAAGGACCAAAAACATTTGAAGAGACAAAAGGAAAAGTGATTAACGATTACCAGCAGTATCTTGAAAGTAAATGGGTAGACGAATTGAAAAAAGAGTTTACAATCAGTATTGATAAAGATGCATTTAACCAGGTAAAACAGGAATTGCAGCAATAA
- a CDS encoding peptide chain release factor 3, with amino-acid sequence MSFQKEIQRRRTFGIISHPDAGKTTLTEKLLLFGGAIQEAGAVKSNKIKKGATSDFMEIERQRGISVATSVLAFNYKDKKINILDTPGHKDFAEDTFRTLTAVDSVIVVVDVAKGVEEQTEKLVEVCRMRNIPMIVFINKLDREGKDAFDLMDEVEKKLGLKVTPLSFPIGMGYDFQGIYNIWEKNINLFEGDSRKNIEETIAFSDINSPELEQIIGEKPAKKLRDELELIDEVYPPFDREAYLEGNLQPVFFGSALNNFGVRELLDCFIEIAPSPRPKDSDSRTVQPDENKFSGFVFKIHANMDPKHRDRLAFIKIVSGIFERNKPYLHVRLGKNLKFSSPNAFFAEKKEIVDISYPGDIVGLHDTGNFKIGDTLTEGELMSFKGIPSFSPEHFRYINNADPMKAKQLEKGIDQLMDEGVAQLFTLEMNNRKVIGTVGALQYEVIQYRLEHEYGAKCSYENFPAFKACWVQPEDPKNDEFAEFKRIKQKFLAKDKYGQLVFLADSDFSIQMTQSKYPTVKLLFTSELD; translated from the coding sequence ATGAGCTTTCAGAAAGAAATTCAACGCAGAAGAACCTTTGGTATTATCTCCCACCCGGATGCCGGAAAAACCACATTAACAGAAAAGCTGTTATTATTTGGGGGAGCTATCCAGGAAGCAGGGGCTGTAAAAAGCAACAAAATCAAAAAAGGAGCCACTTCGGATTTTATGGAAATCGAGCGCCAGAGAGGGATCTCGGTTGCTACTTCCGTATTGGCTTTTAATTATAAAGACAAAAAAATCAACATTCTGGATACGCCGGGTCACAAGGACTTTGCAGAAGATACCTTTCGAACACTTACAGCTGTTGATAGTGTAATTGTAGTCGTAGACGTAGCTAAAGGGGTTGAGGAACAAACGGAGAAACTGGTAGAAGTTTGCCGTATGCGTAATATCCCGATGATTGTTTTTATCAACAAATTAGATCGTGAAGGTAAAGACGCTTTTGATTTGATGGATGAAGTCGAGAAGAAACTGGGCTTAAAAGTTACGCCACTTAGTTTCCCTATCGGTATGGGATATGATTTCCAGGGAATTTACAACATCTGGGAAAAGAACATCAATTTATTTGAGGGTGATAGCCGTAAAAATATTGAAGAAACCATTGCTTTTTCAGACATCAACAGTCCGGAGCTGGAACAAATAATCGGTGAAAAACCGGCCAAAAAATTACGGGACGAGCTGGAACTTATTGACGAAGTATATCCGCCATTTGACCGTGAGGCTTATCTGGAAGGTAATCTTCAGCCTGTATTTTTCGGTTCTGCTTTAAATAATTTCGGAGTTCGTGAATTACTGGATTGTTTTATCGAAATCGCACCGTCGCCAAGACCAAAAGATTCCGATAGCCGTACCGTACAACCGGACGAAAACAAATTTTCCGGTTTTGTATTTAAAATTCACGCCAATATGGATCCGAAACACCGCGATCGTCTGGCTTTTATCAAAATTGTATCCGGTATCTTCGAAAGAAACAAACCTTATTTACATGTTCGTTTAGGTAAAAATCTGAAATTCTCAAGTCCGAATGCCTTTTTTGCCGAAAAGAAAGAAATCGTAGACATCTCTTATCCGGGTGATATTGTAGGATTACACGACACCGGAAATTTTAAAATCGGTGATACACTAACTGAAGGCGAATTAATGAGCTTTAAAGGGATTCCGAGTTTCTCTCCTGAACATTTCCGTTACATTAACAATGCCGATCCGATGAAAGCCAAGCAGCTTGAAAAAGGAATTGATCAGTTAATGGATGAAGGAGTTGCGCAGCTGTTTACACTGGAGATGAACAATCGTAAAGTAATCGGAACTGTAGGAGCGCTTCAGTATGAGGTAATTCAATATCGATTGGAACACGAATACGGTGCAAAATGTTCGTATGAAAATTTCCCGGCTTTTAAAGCGTGTTGGGTACAACCGGAAGACCCTAAAAATGATGAATTTGCAGAGTTTAAACGTATCAAACAAAAATTCCTAGCGAAAGACAAATACGGTCAGCTGGTATTCCTGGCGGATTCTGATTTTTCAATTCAGATGACCCAAAGCAAATACCCGACAGTAAAACTTCTTTTCACTTCCGAATTGGATTAA